A genomic segment from Nodularia sphaerocarpa UHCC 0038 encodes:
- a CDS encoding inositol monophosphatase family protein — MNDFWTTILDFAETTTTRVGKQLMQDFGKVQASQKADGSLVTRADKWADQEIQDAIASRFSGYGILSEESDKVFPGTEWCWVIDPLDGTTNFTRGLPIWSISMGLLYKGTPIFGYVYVPPLSQAFHGFWAGDSGLTTPSGAFLNHHPIHSSSDAVSKNHFFNLCSRSTSVIQTDFPCKIRMLGVASYNFLTVAAGATLGGIEATPKVWDIAGAWVIVQAAGGSWTSLKDQPFPLSSGEDYSDRSFPTLVVSSPEIVPVFTPFLKYLNL; from the coding sequence ATGAATGATTTTTGGACAACAATTCTCGACTTTGCCGAAACCACCACTACCAGAGTGGGAAAGCAACTGATGCAAGATTTTGGCAAAGTGCAGGCTTCTCAAAAAGCTGATGGTAGTTTAGTCACGCGAGCTGATAAATGGGCAGATCAGGAAATTCAAGATGCGATCGCTTCTCGTTTTTCTGGTTATGGTATTTTGAGCGAAGAAAGCGATAAAGTTTTTCCGGGTACGGAATGGTGCTGGGTAATCGACCCTCTCGATGGCACTACCAACTTTACGAGAGGTCTTCCCATTTGGTCAATTTCAATGGGATTGCTGTATAAAGGCACTCCTATTTTTGGTTATGTTTACGTACCACCACTGAGTCAAGCTTTTCATGGTTTCTGGGCGGGTGACTCTGGTTTAACAACACCCTCCGGCGCATTTCTCAACCACCATCCCATCCATAGCAGTAGTGATGCTGTGAGTAAAAATCACTTTTTTAACCTCTGTTCTCGTAGCACTTCTGTGATTCAAACAGACTTTCCCTGCAAAATTCGGATGCTGGGTGTGGCTAGTTATAATTTTCTCACAGTTGCTGCTGGCGCGACACTAGGCGGCATTGAAGCCACACCAAAGGTTTGGGACATCGCCGGCGCTTGGGTGATTGTTCAAGCTGCGGGTGGTAGTTGGACATCTCTGAAGGATCAGCCATTTCCTTTGTCATCAGGGGAAGATTATAGCGATCGCTCTTTTCCCACCCTAGTTGTCAGTAGCCCGGAAATAGTGCCAGTATTTACGCCATTTCTCAAATATTTAAATCTTTGA
- a CDS encoding BCD family MFS transporter, with translation MASGDIFDTETKSLTVPRVNLITMFRLGLFQMGLSMMSILILGVLNRVMIQEIAIPAILVSLVLALPAFVSPARIWFGQMSDLKPLWGYNRTAYVWVGAAVFAIASFLAIQVLWQLNAAASNTDGWVWTTQTIGWTALLSLIFAIYGLAICASGTTFAALLVDISQEDNRSKIVGIVWSMLMVGIIVGAIISSSLLRQLTPEAPLESLQSAINRLFLIVPAVVFGLSIIATFGVEKKYSQYSRRSTTENRDDSVGVGRAWRILTASRQTGLFFAFLLVMTISLFMQDPILEPYAGQVFGMPLAESTRLNIFYGFGILIAYGVTGFLIVPRLGKRRTARLGCVLVAICAVLLGISGFTANVAFLKSSLFLFGLATGFLTTAAVSLMLDLTAAEAAGTFIGAWGLAQSVSRGVAVVIGGTILDVGRNFLPSLELAYGMVFFLEAVGMVVSIWFLNRVNVKEFQISAKQAIASVLESDLD, from the coding sequence ATGGCAAGCGGTGATATATTTGATACTGAAACAAAATCCTTAACTGTGCCAAGGGTCAACCTGATCACTATGTTCCGGTTGGGCTTGTTTCAAATGGGACTGAGCATGATGTCTATCTTGATTCTGGGTGTACTCAACAGAGTCATGATTCAAGAAATAGCAATTCCAGCAATATTGGTGTCCCTCGTGCTAGCGCTACCTGCTTTTGTTTCACCTGCGCGCATTTGGTTTGGTCAAATGTCAGACCTCAAACCTCTATGGGGTTACAATCGTACAGCTTACGTTTGGGTGGGCGCAGCAGTATTTGCGATCGCCTCATTTTTAGCAATACAAGTGCTATGGCAATTAAATGCAGCAGCTAGCAACACAGATGGCTGGGTATGGACAACCCAAACCATCGGCTGGACAGCATTATTATCTTTAATTTTTGCTATATATGGTTTAGCAATTTGTGCCAGTGGTACTACCTTTGCGGCTTTATTAGTGGATATCTCCCAAGAAGATAACCGTTCTAAAATCGTTGGTATTGTCTGGTCAATGCTGATGGTGGGGATTATTGTGGGAGCGATTATTAGTTCCAGTTTGCTCAGACAATTAACCCCAGAAGCACCCTTAGAAAGTTTACAGTCAGCTATTAACAGATTATTTTTGATCGTTCCAGCTGTTGTCTTTGGGCTTTCCATCATCGCTACATTCGGCGTAGAAAAAAAATATTCCCAATATTCCCGCCGTTCTACTACTGAGAATCGAGATGACAGCGTTGGCGTGGGTAGAGCTTGGAGAATTTTAACAGCTAGTCGGCAAACAGGTTTGTTTTTCGCATTTTTGCTGGTAATGACTATCAGCTTATTTATGCAAGATCCGATTTTGGAACCCTATGCGGGACAGGTGTTTGGTATGCCTTTGGCAGAAAGTACCAGATTGAATATTTTTTACGGTTTTGGTATCTTGATAGCCTATGGTGTCACAGGTTTTTTGATTGTGCCGCGTTTGGGTAAACGCAGAACTGCACGCTTAGGGTGTGTATTAGTGGCAATTTGTGCGGTATTACTGGGTATATCAGGATTTACAGCAAATGTAGCTTTTTTGAAGTCAAGTTTGTTCTTGTTTGGTTTAGCTACTGGTTTTTTAACTACCGCAGCCGTTAGTTTAATGTTGGATTTGACAGCAGCTGAAGCCGCAGGTACTTTTATTGGGGCTTGGGGATTAGCTCAGTCTGTTTCTAGGGGAGTCGCAGTAGTCATAGGCGGTACTATATTAGATGTTGGTCGTAATTTTCTACCGAGTTTAGAGCTGGCTTATGGAATGGTGTTCTTTCTAGAAGCGGTGGGGATGGTAGTGTCAATTTGGTTCCTGAATCGAGTCAATGTGAAAGAATTTCAAATTAGTGCTAAACAAGCGATCGCATCTGTTCTCGAAAGTGATTTAGACTAA
- a CDS encoding aldo/keto reductase: MENITLGKNGPSVTPLCIGTWAWGDKLFWNYGDRYGAEEVEAAFTAALEAGINFFDTAEIYGLGLSEELLGQFMQKAQQPVQMATKFGPLPWRFTGQSVSDALTDSLKRLQVARVELYQVHWPFAFFLSQETLMNTLADEVKQGRIGSIGVSNYSATQMREAQQILAARGVPLAVNQVRYSLLTRQIESNGILATARELGVTILAYSPLAQGLLTGKYTPDSNQTPGGARKIDPRFSKEGLQKIAPVISLLKTLGEKYDRTPAQVALNWLIAQGNVIPIAGVKTAQHVKQNAGALGWSLNTDEIAQLEQVSRPWLK, encoded by the coding sequence GTGGAAAATATCACATTAGGAAAAAATGGCCCCAGTGTTACACCCCTTTGTATTGGTACTTGGGCTTGGGGTGATAAATTATTTTGGAATTATGGCGATCGCTATGGCGCAGAAGAAGTAGAAGCAGCTTTTACAGCCGCATTAGAAGCTGGGATAAATTTCTTTGATACTGCGGAAATTTATGGTTTGGGACTGTCAGAAGAATTATTAGGGCAATTCATGCAAAAAGCCCAACAACCTGTGCAAATGGCGACGAAATTTGGCCCTTTACCTTGGAGATTTACAGGTCAATCTGTCTCGGATGCGTTAACAGACAGTCTCAAACGCCTACAAGTAGCGCGAGTTGAACTGTATCAAGTCCATTGGCCGTTCGCTTTCTTTTTAAGTCAAGAAACTTTGATGAATACCCTAGCAGATGAAGTGAAGCAGGGTAGAATTGGCTCAATTGGCGTGAGTAATTATTCAGCCACTCAAATGCGAGAGGCGCAGCAAATTTTAGCTGCGCGTGGAGTACCTTTAGCTGTCAACCAAGTCCGCTACTCGTTGCTCACGCGTCAAATTGAAAGTAACGGGATTTTAGCCACGGCTCGTGAATTGGGTGTAACTATCTTGGCATATAGTCCCTTAGCTCAGGGATTACTCACCGGTAAATATACACCAGATAGTAATCAAACTCCCGGTGGTGCAAGGAAGATAGACCCGCGATTTAGTAAAGAAGGGTTACAAAAAATTGCCCCAGTAATTTCTTTACTCAAGACTTTGGGAGAAAAATATGATCGCACTCCTGCCCAAGTAGCCCTCAATTGGTTAATAGCGCAAGGAAATGTGATTCCTATTGCTGGGGTCAAAACTGCCCAACACGTAAAACAAAATGCAGGCGCTTTGGGCTGGAGCTTAAACACCGATGAAATCGCGCAACTAGAACAAGTCAGTCGTCCTTGGCTGAAGTAG
- a CDS encoding DEAD/DEAH box helicase gives MTLSFQELGISQNRVEQLENIGFTTPTNIQTQAIPQLLAGRDVVGQSQTGTGKTAAFSLPILEQMDVNHKAVQALVLTPTRELAIQVHDAINQFVGDEGLRILAIYGGQSIERQMMQLKRGVHMVVGTPGRIIDLLDRGCLKLDQVKWFVLDEADEMLSMGFIDDVIKILSQAPKERQTALFSATMPPSIRMIVNKFLRNPATVTVEQPKASPNKINQVAYLIPRHWTKAKALQPILEMEDPETALIFVRTRRTAAELTNLLQGAGHSVDEYHGDLSQQARERLLTRFRNRQVRWVVATDIAARGLDVDLLSHVINFDLPDSAETYVHRIGRTGRAGKEGTAISLVQPFERRKQQAFERHNRQNWQLLTIPTRAQIEARHILKLQEQVKEALTGERLASFLPIVSELIEEYDAHAIAAAALQIAYDQTRPAWLQSGVDPQDDEPSSKPKLAKRRGGEASNDRNRSWNKPDNNGGSPKPKLRTNTSNRRDASVSSSNAGRE, from the coding sequence ATGACTCTTTCTTTTCAAGAATTAGGTATTTCACAAAACCGTGTTGAGCAACTAGAAAACATCGGCTTTACCACACCTACTAATATTCAAACTCAAGCCATTCCGCAACTGCTAGCAGGTCGGGATGTCGTGGGTCAATCCCAAACCGGAACAGGCAAAACCGCAGCATTTTCCCTGCCCATCTTAGAGCAGATGGATGTTAATCACAAAGCTGTACAAGCCCTGGTACTAACCCCAACTCGTGAGTTAGCAATTCAAGTTCACGATGCCATTAACCAATTTGTGGGCGACGAAGGATTGCGGATTCTGGCCATTTATGGTGGTCAATCCATTGAACGCCAAATGATGCAACTCAAACGCGGTGTTCACATGGTTGTGGGTACACCAGGGCGGATCATCGACTTACTAGATCGGGGCTGTTTGAAGCTTGATCAAGTCAAGTGGTTTGTTTTGGATGAAGCTGATGAAATGTTGAGCATGGGCTTTATTGATGACGTGATCAAAATCCTGTCTCAAGCCCCCAAAGAGCGCCAAACAGCGTTATTCTCGGCGACAATGCCACCATCGATTCGCATGATTGTCAACAAATTCTTGCGAAATCCAGCTACAGTCACCGTTGAGCAGCCAAAGGCTTCACCCAACAAAATCAATCAAGTCGCTTATCTGATTCCCCGTCATTGGACAAAAGCCAAAGCATTGCAGCCGATTTTGGAAATGGAAGATCCAGAAACAGCTTTAATCTTTGTGCGTACCAGACGGACAGCCGCAGAACTTACCAATCTCCTACAAGGAGCCGGTCACAGTGTGGACGAATACCACGGCGACTTGTCTCAACAGGCGCGGGAGCGATTATTAACCCGGTTCCGTAATCGTCAAGTGCGCTGGGTGGTAGCAACTGATATTGCTGCACGGGGGCTAGATGTGGATCTGCTGTCTCATGTAATTAACTTCGACTTGCCAGATAGCGCCGAAACCTATGTTCACCGCATTGGGCGTACTGGTCGGGCTGGTAAAGAAGGTACAGCAATTTCCTTGGTACAACCTTTTGAACGCCGCAAACAGCAGGCATTTGAGCGCCATAACCGCCAAAATTGGCAATTGCTGACGATTCCCACACGGGCGCAGATTGAAGCGCGACATATCCTGAAATTGCAAGAACAAGTGAAAGAAGCCTTGACTGGCGAACGTTTAGCTTCATTCTTGCCCATAGTTAGCGAATTGATTGAAGAATATGATGCTCATGCGATCGCCGCAGCTGCATTACAAATCGCCTATGATCAAACTCGTCCCGCTTGGTTACAATCAGGCGTAGATCCTCAAGATGATGAGCCTTCCTCCAAGCCGAAGTTAGCCAAGCGTCGTGGTGGTGAAGCTTCAAACGACAGAAATCGTTCCTGGAACAAACCAGACAACAATGGAGGTAGTCCCAAGCCCAAGCTAAGGACAAATACCAGTAATCGCCGAGACGCTTCTGTGTCCTCTTCAAATGCTGGTAGAGAATAA
- the rimO gene encoding 30S ribosomal protein S12 methylthiotransferase RimO: MGEKPTIAISHLGCEKNRIDTEHMLGLLVEAGYSVDTNEELADYVIVNTCSFIEAARQESVRTLVELAEANKKVVITGCMAQHFQEQLLSELPEAVALVGTGDYHKIVNVIERVEQGERVKEVSLEPTYIADETTPRYRTTTEGVAYLRVAEGCDYRCAFCIIPHLRGNQRSRTIESIVAEAEQLASQGVQEIILISQITTNYGLDIYGKPKLAELLRALGKVDVPWIRMHYAYPTGLTPDVIEAIQETHNVLPYLDLPLQHSHPDILRSMNRPWQGRVNDGIIERIKAALPTAVLRTTFIVGFPGETAEHFEHLLEFVQRHEFDHVGVFTFSPEEGTPAYTLANQLPQSVMDERWHRLMALQEPIAGKKNQQEIGKIVDVLIEQEHPETGKLIGRSGRFSPEVDGQIYIDGEAKLGTIVPVAIHSADTYDLYGQVVNNYQK; the protein is encoded by the coding sequence ATGGGTGAAAAGCCAACGATTGCAATTTCGCACCTAGGCTGCGAAAAAAATCGAATTGATACAGAACATATGCTGGGACTGCTTGTAGAAGCAGGCTATAGTGTAGATACAAATGAAGAGTTAGCCGATTACGTTATAGTTAATACTTGTAGTTTTATAGAAGCAGCAAGACAGGAATCTGTCAGAACTTTAGTAGAACTGGCAGAAGCCAACAAGAAAGTCGTGATCACTGGCTGTATGGCGCAGCACTTTCAAGAGCAATTATTGTCAGAGTTGCCAGAAGCAGTGGCACTGGTAGGCACTGGTGATTATCACAAAATTGTTAATGTAATTGAGCGTGTAGAACAAGGCGAGCGGGTAAAAGAGGTTAGTCTAGAACCAACCTACATCGCCGACGAAACTACACCGCGTTATCGCACTACAACCGAAGGCGTTGCCTATCTGCGGGTAGCCGAAGGATGTGATTATCGTTGTGCATTTTGTATTATTCCCCATCTGAGAGGGAACCAGCGATCGCGTACTATTGAATCTATAGTTGCTGAAGCGGAGCAGTTAGCTAGTCAAGGAGTGCAGGAAATTATTTTAATTTCCCAAATCACCACCAATTACGGGTTAGACATTTATGGAAAGCCAAAGTTAGCCGAATTACTTCGCGCTTTGGGTAAAGTAGATGTACCGTGGATTAGAATGCACTACGCATATCCCACCGGGCTAACCCCAGATGTCATAGAGGCAATCCAAGAAACCCACAACGTCTTACCATATCTAGATTTGCCCCTTCAACATTCTCATCCAGATATTCTTCGCTCAATGAATCGTCCCTGGCAAGGACGGGTAAATGATGGGATTATTGAACGCATCAAAGCCGCCCTACCAACTGCCGTACTCAGGACAACATTTATAGTTGGTTTCCCTGGAGAAACAGCAGAGCATTTTGAGCATCTACTAGAATTCGTCCAGAGGCACGAATTTGACCATGTTGGAGTATTCACCTTTTCACCGGAAGAAGGAACGCCCGCTTACACGCTAGCCAATCAGTTACCCCAATCGGTGATGGATGAGCGCTGGCATAGATTAATGGCGCTTCAAGAGCCGATTGCGGGTAAAAAAAATCAACAGGAAATCGGCAAAATAGTTGATGTCCTGATTGAGCAAGAACACCCTGAAACTGGAAAGCTCATAGGTCGCTCAGGTAGGTTTTCCCCAGAAGTCGATGGTCAGATATATATCGATGGGGAAGCAAAATTAGGAACCATCGTCCCAGTAGCAATCCACAGCGCTGATACTTATGACCTCTACGGTCAAGTTGTTAATAATTACCAAAAGTAG
- the btpA gene encoding photosystem I biogenesis protein BtpA: MDLYQLFKTRTPIIGVVHLLPLPTSPRWGGNLKAVIHRAEQEAAALASGGVDGIIVENFFDAPFAKNQVDPAVVSAMTVVVQRIQNLVTLPIGLNVLRNDGKSAMAIAYATQAQFIRVNVLTGVMATDQGLIEGEAHQLLRYRRELGCDVKILADVLVKHARPLGSPNLTVAVKDTIERGLADAVILSGWATGSPPNQEDLELACGAANETPVFIGSGANWENIATLMQAANGVIVSSSLKRHGRIEQPIDPIRVSQFVEAAHSLWNSPGEIQSISRPMKLHY, encoded by the coding sequence GTGGATTTATATCAGCTATTTAAAACTCGAACACCGATTATTGGCGTGGTTCATCTACTTCCACTGCCCACCTCGCCCCGTTGGGGAGGTAATCTCAAAGCGGTAATTCACCGTGCCGAACAAGAAGCAGCAGCCCTGGCCAGTGGTGGGGTGGACGGCATTATTGTGGAAAACTTTTTTGACGCGCCCTTTGCCAAAAACCAAGTTGATCCAGCAGTTGTGAGTGCCATGACTGTGGTCGTCCAACGAATCCAAAATTTGGTGACACTGCCCATAGGCTTAAATGTTCTGCGGAACGATGGCAAAAGTGCAATGGCGATCGCCTACGCCACCCAAGCACAATTCATTCGCGTCAATGTATTGACAGGGGTGATGGCAACAGACCAAGGATTAATTGAAGGAGAAGCTCATCAATTACTCCGTTATCGGCGAGAATTGGGCTGCGATGTCAAAATTCTCGCTGATGTATTGGTGAAGCACGCCCGTCCATTGGGTTCGCCAAATCTCACAGTTGCTGTGAAAGACACAATTGAAAGAGGTTTGGCAGATGCCGTCATTTTGTCTGGCTGGGCTACTGGTAGTCCTCCTAACCAAGAAGATTTGGAACTAGCTTGTGGTGCGGCAAATGAAACTCCAGTTTTCATTGGTAGTGGAGCCAATTGGGAAAATATTGCTACACTGATGCAGGCAGCAAATGGTGTAATTGTTTCCAGTTCCCTCAAGCGCCACGGTCGCATCGAGCAACCAATTGACCCGATTCGCGTCAGTCAATTTGTAGAAGCCGCCCATAGTCTTTGGAATTCTCCAGGTGAGATTCAATCTATTTCTAGACCAATGAAACTACATTATTAG
- a CDS encoding vitamin K epoxide reductase family protein, which produces MIRRRSTPWIHKWSRPLIGAIAGLGALTTGYIAIEKLTGGSAACVAEAGAKSCNDVLSSPWATIPIFGGSVPLALFGLLAYVSMVILAVAPLAWKPDDKNSLKQLENLSWWLLLVGAIAMSVFSGYLMYVLAFQIQAVCYYCIASALFSVSLLVLTIIGRSWEDIGQIFFTAVIVGMVTLIGTLAIYAGVNPSSVTSDSTPGQSQRINFIPEVKPNPAFGWEITTTSGEAEIELARHLATTDAKEYVAYWCPHCHEQKQLFGKEAYQILEEKKIMVECAADSPKGQPEVCQAAKIEGFPSWIINGQIYSGVQNLEQLAKISGYRGPRNFKYFR; this is translated from the coding sequence ATGATTCGCCGCCGTTCTACTCCTTGGATTCACAAATGGTCGCGTCCATTGATTGGGGCGATCGCTGGACTTGGCGCTTTGACAACAGGTTATATCGCCATCGAAAAGTTAACAGGAGGCTCTGCCGCTTGTGTAGCCGAAGCCGGTGCCAAAAGCTGTAATGATGTCCTTTCCAGCCCTTGGGCAACTATACCCATTTTTGGTGGGTCGGTTCCCTTAGCTTTATTTGGGTTGTTGGCTTATGTGAGTATGGTGATTTTGGCTGTTGCTCCCTTAGCATGGAAACCAGATGATAAAAATAGCCTGAAACAACTGGAAAACTTGTCTTGGTGGTTGCTGCTGGTAGGAGCGATCGCTATGTCCGTTTTCAGTGGCTATTTAATGTACGTGTTGGCGTTCCAAATCCAAGCCGTCTGTTATTACTGTATTGCTTCGGCTTTGTTCTCTGTAAGTCTCTTAGTTTTGACGATTATCGGTCGTTCTTGGGAGGATATAGGGCAAATCTTCTTCACCGCCGTCATTGTGGGGATGGTAACGCTGATTGGGACTTTAGCTATCTATGCTGGGGTGAATCCATCATCGGTGACATCAGACTCAACTCCTGGACAATCTCAAAGAATTAACTTTATTCCTGAAGTCAAACCTAATCCGGCTTTTGGTTGGGAAATTACTACTACCTCTGGTGAGGCAGAAATTGAACTAGCACGCCATCTGGCGACTACAGATGCTAAGGAATATGTTGCCTATTGGTGTCCTCACTGCCATGAACAAAAACAACTCTTTGGTAAAGAAGCTTACCAGATTCTAGAAGAGAAGAAAATTATGGTGGAGTGTGCTGCTGATAGCCCTAAAGGTCAACCAGAAGTTTGTCAAGCAGCTAAAATCGAGGGATTCCCTAGTTGGATTATTAATGGTCAAATCTATAGCGGAGTCCAAAATCTTGAGCAACTGGCAAAAATTTCTGGTTATAGAGGTCCGAGGAATTTCAAGTATTTCCGATAA
- the nadB gene encoding L-aspartate oxidase encodes MPQIDIPSQFDVLVIGAGAAGLYTALCLPENLRVGLITKETVSLSASDWAQGGIAAAISPEDSPSLHIEDTLHAGAGLCDRPAVEFLAEEAPRCIQSLVNLGVAFDRHGQALALTLEAAHSRHRVLHTADTTGRAVTTTLTAQVLRRQNIQVIQQALALNLWIEPQTGRCQGISLFYQGKITWVRSSAVILATGGGGQVFAQTTNPAVSTGDGVAIAWRAGAMLRDLEFVQFHPTSLTKPGADHFLISEAVRGEGAHLVDDAGRRFAFDYHPAGELAPRDVVSRAIFSHLQQTAVDLATAHVWLDMRPIPPEKIRHRFPNIVKVCEFWGIDVFHEPIPVAPAAHYWMGGIVADLMNRTNIPGLYAVGETASTGVHGANRLASNSLLECIVFGAQMANIDLGNITPSSEVPILPLREFSANVDEWQTQKTQLEILREKLPRLVWQSAGICREQSSLADAIATVEIWQQDFAALPLSQFLLSLNPNEPVNFDIPDVERQLRLWAETRNLLDVGYLILKSAAFRTESRGGHYRLDYPQPDPDWQVHTLVQKGQWQKSLISKN; translated from the coding sequence TTGCCTCAAATAGATATTCCTAGCCAATTTGATGTTTTAGTAATCGGTGCTGGCGCGGCTGGACTGTACACAGCACTGTGTCTACCAGAGAACTTGCGAGTCGGCTTGATTACCAAAGAAACAGTGTCTTTATCTGCCAGTGATTGGGCGCAAGGAGGCATTGCGGCCGCCATTTCTCCCGAAGATTCGCCTTCACTGCATATTGAGGATACCTTGCACGCCGGTGCAGGCTTGTGCGATCGCCCAGCCGTAGAATTTCTTGCCGAAGAAGCCCCTCGGTGTATTCAATCCTTGGTTAATTTGGGAGTGGCTTTTGACCGTCACGGTCAAGCTTTAGCTTTAACTTTAGAAGCCGCCCATTCTCGTCATCGCGTTCTGCATACTGCCGATACTACAGGTAGGGCAGTCACCACTACCCTCACAGCCCAAGTATTGCGCCGCCAGAACATTCAAGTCATTCAGCAAGCGTTGGCTTTGAACTTGTGGATAGAACCCCAAACCGGGAGATGTCAAGGAATTAGCCTATTTTATCAAGGTAAAATCACCTGGGTTAGAAGCTCTGCTGTGATTTTGGCAACCGGTGGCGGTGGTCAGGTATTTGCCCAAACCACTAATCCAGCTGTCAGTACAGGCGATGGAGTGGCGATCGCATGGCGGGCGGGGGCGATGCTTCGGGATTTAGAATTTGTGCAATTTCACCCCACATCCCTGACTAAACCGGGTGCAGACCACTTTTTAATTAGTGAAGCTGTAAGGGGCGAAGGCGCACACCTAGTTGATGACGCAGGGCGGCGTTTTGCCTTTGACTACCATCCTGCGGGTGAACTAGCACCCAGAGATGTAGTCAGTAGAGCTATTTTCAGCCATCTGCAACAGACCGCCGTGGATCTAGCCACTGCCCATGTCTGGTTAGATATGCGCCCTATACCCCCGGAGAAAATTCGTCATCGCTTTCCCAACATTGTCAAAGTGTGTGAGTTTTGGGGTATTGATGTCTTCCATGAACCCATTCCTGTAGCCCCGGCGGCTCATTACTGGATGGGTGGTATTGTGGCTGATTTAATGAATCGCACAAACATTCCCGGCTTGTACGCAGTGGGAGAAACCGCCAGCACAGGCGTGCATGGGGCGAATCGTTTGGCGAGTAACTCTTTGCTTGAATGTATTGTGTTTGGCGCACAAATGGCTAATATTGATCTGGGAAATATTACACCATCATCAGAAGTGCCGATACTGCCATTACGAGAATTTAGCGCCAATGTTGATGAATGGCAAACCCAAAAAACCCAGCTAGAAATACTTAGAGAAAAGTTACCGCGTTTAGTTTGGCAAAGTGCGGGAATTTGTCGGGAACAGTCAAGTTTAGCAGATGCGATCGCCACTGTTGAAATTTGGCAACAAGATTTTGCCGCTTTACCTTTGAGTCAATTCTTACTGTCTTTAAATCCCAACGAACCCGTTAATTTTGACATCCCAGATGTGGAACGACAATTACGACTTTGGGCAGAAACCCGTAATTTACTAGATGTAGGCTATTTAATTCTCAAAAGTGCCGCCTTTAGAACCGAAAGCCGTGGCGGACACTACCGCCTAGACTATCCTCAACCAGACCCTGATTGGCAAGTCCATACCCTGGTACAAAAAGGCCAATGGCAGAAATCTCTGATCTCGAAAAATTAG
- the psbU gene encoding photosystem II complex extrinsic protein PsbU has translation MKTLVRLLTVFSLLLGSWGWLGTTQIATAANINSVAFGQVPVLAISRQNKADEKLGTAFGKKLDLNNTNVRAFQQFPGLYPTLAKKIVTNAPYKNVEDVLELPGLSDRQKQLLQANLDNFAVTELETVFNSGDDRFNNGIYR, from the coding sequence GTGAAAACATTGGTACGTTTATTAACAGTATTTAGCTTATTACTTGGTTCTTGGGGATGGCTGGGTACAACTCAGATAGCCACTGCTGCGAATATCAACAGTGTTGCTTTTGGGCAAGTTCCAGTTTTGGCAATTTCACGGCAGAATAAAGCTGACGAGAAGTTAGGGACAGCATTTGGTAAAAAACTTGATTTGAATAATACCAACGTGCGAGCTTTTCAACAATTTCCAGGGTTGTACCCTACCCTAGCTAAGAAAATTGTCACCAACGCTCCCTACAAGAACGTAGAGGATGTCTTGGAACTTCCGGGATTGAGCGATCGCCAAAAACAACTTTTGCAAGCCAACTTAGATAACTTCGCTGTCACCGAACTAGAAACCGTCTTCAACTCCGGTGATGATCGTTTTAACAACGGTATCTACAGATAA
- a CDS encoding DUF3120 domain-containing protein: protein MINNSLSSYTTPATAINTVLPTTEVGQKSIRELESTLALSPSIPISSPAGQTWLVLVAAVFLVSVPVFIEAPLVRSLPVLSVALTGFWVWLSFTLMSRPTTYVWGDLLFGFSWSWLAGAIYWGWLRWEPAWHLPIEAIGLPFACWCLVRNWGKVGNWFYLGSLLGTVLTDVYFYLVDLMPYWRQIMLVEPDSVSPILQSALIQVQTPWGQGWAVVLATLLLTAGVLPLRTKSQHWYAFGGAVLSTILVDSLFLIAASAA from the coding sequence TTGATTAATAATAGCTTGTCTTCCTACACCACTCCTGCTACCGCAATTAATACTGTTTTACCCACAACTGAAGTTGGGCAAAAAAGCATCAGGGAGTTAGAATCTACACTCGCTTTGTCTCCTTCCATACCTATATCTAGTCCGGCGGGACAAACTTGGTTAGTGTTGGTGGCGGCTGTGTTTTTGGTATCAGTACCAGTATTTATAGAAGCACCATTAGTGCGATCGCTGCCAGTTTTGAGTGTAGCGCTGACAGGATTTTGGGTGTGGCTGAGTTTTACCTTAATGTCACGTCCTACAACTTATGTCTGGGGAGATTTGCTCTTTGGCTTTAGCTGGAGTTGGTTAGCAGGAGCGATTTACTGGGGTTGGCTACGTTGGGAACCTGCTTGGCATTTACCAATAGAAGCCATTGGTTTACCATTTGCTTGTTGGTGTCTGGTCAGGAATTGGGGTAAAGTTGGTAACTGGTTCTACTTAGGTTCTTTACTCGGTACAGTTTTGACTGATGTGTATTTTTATCTAGTAGACTTGATGCCCTATTGGCGGCAAATTATGCTAGTAGAACCGGATAGCGTGTCACCAATCTTACAAAGTGCTTTAATCCAAGTACAAACTCCTTGGGGACAAGGCTGGGCAGTAGTTTTGGCTACCTTGCTGTTAACGGCAGGAGTTTTACCTTTACGGACAAAATCACAACATTGGTACGCCTTTGGTGGAGCCGTGTTAAGTACAATTTTGGTAGACAGCCTATTCTTAATAGCTGCAAGTGCTGCGTAA